From the Lytechinus variegatus isolate NC3 chromosome 5, Lvar_3.0, whole genome shotgun sequence genome, the window aatgaattatattgaACTTATCTGATTTATTTGACATCTATTCACTGTACCCAAACAAAATGTTTGCAATACTTCCTGATAGTTTAGGTAATTGTAATAAATTTCCCTTCTGAATTTTATCATAATCAAAGATACAATTTGAATAAtactaaaatgataataataacgatgatgatgataataattgtaatgattatgataatgataaaaatgctgataataaaatattaataatgataataatcattagTGATATCTCTCTAAGTTTCCATTGGATATTGATAACAATGATCATGATTTAAATTATTACCTAATCATGATACTAGAAATTTCAGGACTCTTGAATGGTTCTTCAAAacgaatattttttgtttatcgTTTATGTATTCGATCAATGAAAAGTTAGCTGTAAACCAACATTATTTCATATGCatgctctccctctctccctttctctgccctccttctttctttctccctttgcCACTTTCAAATTATCTCTCCCTTAATTTTGCAGGATATTGAACTAAAGCAGCTCTTCACGATGTGGAATACTGAAGAGAAGAAAATGGATCCCAAGGAGATGGACACTTTAAAAAAGTCATTGACCGACTTCGGTAACGAAACAACCATCCATGGACTTCAATACATCGTTAATAAAACCAACTTCATTTATCGACTCTGTTGGTTGGTCATTTTCTGTACCTTTGCAGTCATCTTCTTCATTCAAGGAAATCTCATCCTTCAGGACTTCTTGACCTGGCCGTACTCGACGAAGATCGACATCGTTGGACGGCCAAATCTGGCATTCCCTGCAGTGACCCTGTGTAATGAAAACATGATGCGACGGTCGAAGATTGGAGGTACTAGGTTCCAACCCCTCATCGATATTGATGGCGGGGTGGAAGGTTCGGACTATGATTACTCTTGGTTCTTTTCGTCAATATATGCAAATTATGGATGGGGGTATAGTTCCTGGAATGGAGGACAGAGCTCGTTCAGTGAATCGGGGTCATCATCATCGGATTATAATCCGTCATCTGAAGCGTCATCTTCAGGAGGGTCATCTGGAGGGTCATCTTATGGTCATTCAATCTCAAGACGGTCATCTGGTCAGTCATCATCTTCAGGAGGGTCATCAGTGGGGTCATCTGATGGTCAGTCATCGTCTTCAGGAGGATCATCAGCAGGGTCATCTTATGGTCAGTCATCGTCTTCAGGAGGATCATCAGCAGGGTCATCTGTTGGTCAGTCATCGTCTTCAGGAGGATCATCAGCAGGGTCATCTGTTGGTCAGTCATCGTCTTCAGGAGGATCATTAGGAGGGTCATCTGATGGCCAGATCTCATCCAGTTATGGCGGCAGACAATATCCAGGGCCAGGATTTTCATCTTCCTACAACTCGTTCCCACCACCTAATTGGGGGGAAACGTGGTCCTGGTACAACCCCTCAgactattttgattttgaattttctgatAACAACTGGGACGGGGTGACTAGTAGAGAAGATTGGTCTGGCTTCTATGAAGACTCAAAGGCAGACGACTACAGTGACTTCTTTGACGTCATCAACCCGACAAAGGAGGAGCTGATCGAGTATGGCCACCAGATAGAAGATTTTATCGTACAGTGTACTTTTGATCGCCGCCCATGTAATATGAGGTTAGTCTAATGTTTTTATGGAATGATGTGTCGTTTGGCAGAGTTCGGGTGCTCTATTGTATGCATCCTATGTAAAGGTGTATTGTGGCTCAGTGGACCACAAGGTCTCGGGTTCGAATCCAAATGCAGCACTCGCGTCATTTGGAACGACGTTTATCTGTATTTGGCACTCatcacccaggtgtagtaaacgAGTACCCCTTAGTctttttatgcataattactaCGGTCTATGTCTAGTACATTGTTGTCATGTGTGTTATGCAATATGCCCTCATTTTTGTATCATGACTTATACCAAACTAATAACAACTATTGCTGAATTTTGATCAGAATACACTATGTTCAGGAATGATATGAGTCtatcttttttaaacaattcttTAAGATGAATGCAATGTACTGAtataaaagatatttttaaatGCACATTATCTGTTTATAATATAGGCATATATACTCAAGAAAAATTGGAGGTGTGTGTTTTTAGTTTACACATGTTTATGAATTCTTCGTTGAATTTCATACCCCATACATCCTGAGTTGCGAATATTTCTTATACAAATAAATGCATTATAGATCACTCACCATTAAATGATAATGGAATGGATTTGAAAAGTGTTTAAAAATGCATGTGGTACCATTTTTATATTGGTACAGAGATCTTCTTCGTTTTGGGGTTTGGTATAATAGGAGATTACAATTCAGTCCAGGAAATCGCATTCTCAGCACTTGATACGGAATGATTAACCCTTTCTAGCTCCCGTTttaacataaaatgaaaagttccCCATTTTTTCCACCGATGTTGGTTTCAATGGACCACTCCATGAATAAAGTCGGAAAGACAAATCATGATCCTCTCGAGCTTGAAATGTTATCccctatacactgtaaaaactgacaccaactggtgttaatagaggac encodes:
- the LOC121415601 gene encoding degenerin unc-8-like, whose translation is MWNTEEKKMDPKEMDTLKKSLTDFGNETTIHGLQYIVNKTNFIYRLCWLVIFCTFAVIFFIQGNLILQDFLTWPYSTKIDIVGRPNLAFPAVTLCNENMMRRSKIGGTRFQPLIDIDGGVEGSDYDYSWFFSSIYANYGWGYSSWNGGQSSFSESGSSSSDYNPSSEASSSGGSSGGSSYGHSISRRSSGQSSSSGGSSVGSSDGQSSSSGGSSAGSSYGQSSSSGGSSAGSSVGQSSSSGGSSAGSSVGQSSSSGGSLGGSSDGQISSSYGGRQYPGPGFSSSYNSFPPPNWGETWSWYNPSDYFDFEFSDNNWDGVTSREDWSGFYEDSKADDYSDFFDVINPTKEELIEYGHQIEDFIVQCTFDRRPCNMSRDFRVWQNRYYGNCFTFNSGISPDAEVIHTGKTGGLHGLHLTLFVEQPEYLGILSHQTGAKVAIHHPTEKPFPEDIALSVPTGHSTSIGMRQEFIKRLSGYYSNCTYDGTNTNFTSTNGYKYSPAACKKMCYQLHLGDLCGCVDDQLLDGHTHCDILNRTQQVCRKIVEEMHLDDKLRCSCPSPCEEFKYLRTPSSSIWPSERYEEHIFRRLNITNNEILTHILQSNDLSRKNILRLKIFYEDLNYEVVEMVPVYTIPSLLGSVGGLMGLYIGMSFISVFEVLFLVLRVIKIGLIRIHSRFNRVQPHTVQNL